TAGTGCAACCAAGCAAAGAAAAATGACTTTTCTCATGAGAATTCCCTCTAATTTGTGAAAAATGAAAGATTGACCTAAAAACTACGAAACCGTTATAGTAAAAAATTCATTGACTACCTGTGTTAAGTAAAAGAGGAATATGTCTGTATTAGACAGAGATAAGGCCGGAGGGTTTAATAAAAAATCACCCGCCGCATGGAAAACATACGGCGGGAGTACAAATCAATTCTAGTACTTTGCTAAATTTTCAAGCGCGGTCGTAATGTTATGATCCTGCGGAAGTATCATTTCTTCGAGGAACCAGTTATACGGCACCGGTGAAAAAGCGCCAGCCACACGTTGGACCGGAGCATCAAGGTATTCAAATCCTTGGTGCATGATCTGCGCAACGATTTCGCTGCCAAAACCACAAAATTCGACATCTTCGTGCACCACGAGGCATTTGCCTGTTTTCTTGACGGAATTCAAAATCGTATCGGTATCCAAAGGCACGATCGTACGAATGTCAATCACTTCGATTTTCACATTGTGAGTTTCTTCCATGTACTTCGCGGCATTGAGGCATTTATTGACCATCATACCGTACGTCACGACCGTGATATCCGAACCCTCACGTTTGACGGCCGCTTTGCCGAAAGGAAGCAAATAATCTGCATCCGGTTCCGGCATCTGCGCAAAACCTTGACGATACATGCCTTTGTGTTCCAAGAACAACACCGGGTCATCACAACGAATGGCCGTTTTCAGAAGCCCTTTCGCATCGGCTGCATTCGACGGTAATGCGATTTTCAAACCGGGAATATGCGCAAAAAAGGATTCGATATTCTGCGAATGGCAAAGCGCACCGTGAATATAACCGCCTATAGGAATACGCACGACCATCGGACATTTCCACGTACCATTGGAACGGTAACGCATCGTCGCGAGTTCGTTGCGAATCTGCATCATCGCCGTCCACACATAATCGCCAAACTGAATCTCTACCACAGGTTTCCATCCGCGCACGGCGAGCCCTACGGCCGTCCCGACGATAGATGATTCCGCCAGCGGTGAATTGAATACGCGATCGCGTCCAAATTTTTTAGACAGGCCTTTAGTTGCCGTAAATACGCCGCCTTTGTCATCTTCGATATCTTCACCGAACATAATGATTCTAGGATCACGCTCCAGTTCTTCGGCCATAGCATGATTGATCGCATCCACAAGCACGATGGGTTTTCCGCTCGGTACGGTTTTTTCATATGCAAGCGTATCCGGTTCTTCAGAAAACACATGTTTCATGGCAACGCTTTTATCCGGGTGCGGCTGCGTTTCGGCCCAATCCGCTGCGTCATCTACAGATTTATAACATTCCTGACGAAACGCTTCATCGTCTTCTTTTTTAAGAATGCGGTTATCGGTGAGAAATTTGGCCATTTGTTCGATCGGATCGCGCGCACGATCTTTCGCAAGATCTTCCTCCGGACGGTATTTACGCTGATCATCGGAAGAGGAGTGCGGTAATAAACGGACGACATCCGCCACAACCAAAGCCGGTCCTTCGCCTTTGCGTGCTTTCTCTGTCGCTTCTTTTATGATGGCATAGCTTTCTAGAAAATTCGTTCCGTCCATTTCATAGCAATGAATATTCGAATACCCGGCGCCGAGCGAGAGGATCGAATCCGATGTTTGCTGATGGATCGGTACAGAAATCGCGTATTTATTATCCTGAATAAAGAACACCACAGGAAATTTCTCACGGCTCGCCCAATTGAGGGCTTCGTGAAAATCACCTTGAGACGTCGTACCGTCCCCTGAAGACACATACACGACTTCGTCTTTGCCCTCTTTAGCCGCGCCCATCGCACAACCGACCGCCTGCAAAAACTGTGTTCCCGTGGGACTGGATTGCGAAGGAATTCGTAAACCCGCATGACCGTAGTGCTGGGGCATCTGACGACCGCCGGAATTGGGGTCATCGGCTTTCGCTAAAAAGCATAACATAAGTTCTTGAGCCGTCATACCTACGCTGAGGCAAAGCGCCTGGTCGCGATAATACGGATAAAACCAGTCTTTGCCGGGTTGCATGGCAAACCCCGCCGCCACCTGCGCGGCTTCGTGGCCGGAGCATCCGATATGAAAAAAACTCTTTCCTTGTTTGAGCATACGCAACATTTTGTCATCCAAATATCGTGCGATGATCATGTGACGATACGCGGCCAACAGCCGCTCTTTCGTCAATTCGGGAAAATCGCTCAGCGAATATTTTTTTCCGTTACCGGGCCTGACCATATCGGGACGGGTCTGGGCTTTGGAAGCCATGCGTTTACTCCTTATTCGTACAATAATTTGAGTTATACAAAAGTAGTCTGAAACGCGGGATTGTAGGTAAAAAAACCTATATGCACAAGCGGAAATTAGCAGATAAAATATTCGCATCCAATCGAAACAAATTCTTTATTTTATCGTTCTTACCATCAACCTTTCGTTTAACACTATTCTATTTTATATACCATTTTAGTTTGAGGTCATCGTATATGCTCTCCAATTATCTGACGGTCGCATGGCGTTCTATCACCCGCAAAAAAGGATTCTCCGCCATTCTTATTTCCGGCTTAGCCGTCGGCATGGCTTGTTTTCTGCTTATCGCTTTGTACGCATTGGATGAATGGTCCTACGATCGCTTTCACGGCAAAAAAGATCGCATTTATCGTCTGGCGGAAAAGCTCGAATCGGAAAATTCATCGAGTAACCCGTTTCCGGTAGCCCAAGCTTTGAAAACCGACTACCCGCATCTTGTGGAGCAAACCGTACGCCTGTTTAATTTCCAATTAACTTCTTTTACGCTGCAGATCGGCGATCAAAAATACAACGAATCCAATTTGTACTTTGCCGATTCGACTTTTTTTCAAGTGTTTGACTACGCCTTAGCGGAAGGTGATCCGCAAACAGCGCTTGCCCGCCCCAATAATATCATCGTATCCCGCGCCATGGCCAAAAAATATTTCGGTGATACGCCGCCGTTGGGAAAAATACTTCGATTAGAAGGCAAACTTGATCTGATGGTGTCCGGTATCTTTGCGGAAATACCGACCCAAAGCCATATTCGATTTGACGCGCTGATTTCGTTTTCTACGGCGGCTTCCTTGACCGGACCGAATACATTCAAAGGCTGGGTTTGGAATCCGTGCTGGACATACTTGCTTCTGAAAGAGGGCGTTTCACCCGATGAATTGACAACTCAATTTCCGGAATTTATAAAAAAATATTATCCTGATTTTCTCAAAGCTCAGGTTACGCACTATCTGCAGCCCTTGACCGATATTCACTTACATTCCAAATTAGATTATGAAATGCACCCCAACGGGGATGCGGCCACCGTATGGGTATTCTGCACCGTCGGTTTGCTCATTTTGCTTATCTCGTGTATCAATTTTACCAATCTCGCCACGGCACGTTCGCTGATGCGCGCACGGGAAGTCGGTATGCGCAAAGTGCTTGGCGCGGATCGAAAGATGATCGTGCGTCAGTTTCTCGGCGAATCGCTTTTGATTAGTTTGATCGCATGGGTTGGTGCACTGATTCTGTCGGAAATATCATTACCGCTGCTGAATGCGCTCACGGGAAAAAATTTCAGTTGGGCCGCGTTTCAATATGCATGGTATATACCTCTCGGGTTACTGATCGCCGCGCTGTGCGGAGTTTTGGGCGGATGGTATCCGTCGTTGTTTTTAGCACGATTTGAGGCCGTGACGGTCCTCAAAGGACAATTCAAACATTCCGGTAAAACGCGGTGGCTGCGTCAAACTCTCGTGGTGATGCAATTTGCGATTTCTACCGGTCTTATTGCCGGCACTATCGTCGTCTATCTCCAGCTTCATTATATGCGTTCCGCCGATACCGGATTCCAAAAAGAACATATCCTCGTTATTCCTACGCGACCGGCGATGATCAAACGGTATGAAACGCTGAAGTCCGAATGGAAATCCGATAGCCGAATTCAAGACGTCACCGTGATGAATGAAATCCTGGGTGTACATCATAATACCCATGAGATTCGTTATGAACCTATGCCTGTCGGTCAATGGCAATATTTCCCCGGTCTCATGGTGGACGAAGATTTCGCGGAAACATTTGGCTTGCTACTGCTGGCCGGGCGGGATTTTTCAAAAGATTTTCCACGCGATGATTCGCTGGGAATTTTAGTCAATGAAGCGGCCGTTGAACGCATGGGCTGGGGTTCTCCGGAAAAAGCGATCGGTCAGATTTTTGAAACCATCGGCGGTCACGAACGCGTGATCGGTGTAGTCAAAAATTTTAACTACAAATCGCTCGCACACCGTATCGAACCTTTTTTTATAGACATGCCCAACGCCGGTAATTTCAATTTCTTCAGAAAGTTCATGGCGCTTCGCATTCGATCCCATGATCTGCCCGGTACGATCTCACACATTGAGTCGGTGTGGAATCGTATCGTTCCGGAATATCCGTGTGAATTTTCATTTCTTGATCAGAATATCGAAAAAATGTATCGCGCTCAGGAAAACCTGAGCCGGATTATCGGATACTTCGCCGGGCTGGCTATTTTTATTGCCTGCCTCGGTATGTTTGCGCTGGCTTCTTTTATGGCCGAACAGCGCACCAAAGAAATCGGCATTCGTAAAACCCTCGGCGCGCGCACCTCCGAACTCGCGCTACTTTTCGCACGGGATTTTGTCATCTTGGTACTCATCGCCGCAGCGGTATCAAGCCTTCCTTCCGCATGGTTTATGCAGGATTGGCTGAATAATTACAATTTCCGCATCACATTGGAATGGTGGATTTTTGCCGCTTCGGCCGGTGTTGCGCTGTTGATCGCCGCACTTACCGTCAGCTATCAGGCTGTACGTACGGCTTCCCGTAATCCCGTAAAGGCGTTACGGTATGAGTAATCACAGCTTAGGTTGGTTCATGTTCTAACATACCCCGTCGCACTTGATCTTTGTCATGTCGCATGTCGTCAACGCACACGATATTTATTGCAAAATAGGCGAATCTTGGACATATTGCGCCGCTTTTTATTTAACCGCCTAACTTATAAAGGGCCCGGACATGCAATTAGACATTATCCGCGTTGACGAAAATAAGAAAAAAATCAAACCTACCGACGAATCCACACTCGGTTTCGGAAAAATTTTCAGCGATCATTTTTTTCACATGACCCACACAACCAAGTTGGGTTGGCATAAAGCCATGATCGAACCGTATCGCGCACTCAGTTTGGATCCGGCGGCGGTGGTTTTCCACTACGCGCAGGAAATTTTTGAGGGCCTTAAAGCCTATCGCGGAAAAGACAACGGTGTGTACCTCTTCCGTTCCAAAGATAATTTCCGACGAATGAACCGTTCCGCCGTGCGTGTTTGTATGCCGGAGTTAGATATCGAATTTGTCAACGACGCGCTGAAAAAACTCGTATTGATAGATCAGGATTGGATTCCCCGTAGTCGCGGTACGGCGATGTACATCCGCCCCACCATGATCGCCACCGAACCGTCCGTCAGCGTCAAAAGTTCAGATGAGTTTTTGTTTTATATTCTTCTTGGTCCGGCGGGTAACTACTACCCGGAAGGCTTTAATCCGATAAAAATTTACGTCAGTAAAAAACATATTCGCGCGGCCAAAGGCGGACTTGGCGAAGCTAAAACCGGTGCTAACTACGCAGCCAGTCTTTATACTGCACAAGAAGCCAAGAAAAAAGGTTTTACGCAAGTATTGTGGCTCGACGCTTTTGAACACCGTTATATCGAAGAAGTCGGCGCGATGAATATTTTTTTCCGTTTCAAAGACGAAGTCGTCACTTCCCCCTTAGGCGGTACGATCCTTCCGGGCATCACCCGCGACTCGATCATACAATTACTCAAACACTGGGGCATGAAAATTTCCGAACGGCCGATCACGATTGACGAAGTGGCCGAAGGCGCACAAAACGGCAACCTTCTGGAAGCGTTCGGTGCGGGTACGGCAGCCGTCATTTCCCCCGTCGGCGAGTTTTCCCATAACGATCAACCCATCATCGTCGGACAAAACAAAGTCGGCGAATTGTCCAAAAAACTATACGACGAATTGCTGGCCATCCAATACGGCGAAAAGCCGGAACCTTTCGGATGGGTGGAACGTATCGGATAAATCATCGAACGATTGCATTCCCGCGCAAGCGGGAATTTTTTTAGTATATAAAATACGTCTATTTACATAAGGAGTTCACATGCATACAATGGAAGTTCTTTTTATTTTCACAATCGGCTTGATTGCCGGTACGGTCGCTTTTGCACAAGAGCGCGATCGCACCAAAATCGAAGAAAAATACAAATGGAATCTCACCGACATCTACAAATCGGATGACGACTGGAAAAAGTCCAAAGATCAATTGATTTTGGATATCCAAAAACTCGCACCGCATAAAGGCCAGCTCGGCAAATCCGCCCAACATCTTTTGGACGGACTCAATACGATGTTTGATCTTTCCAAAACGTTTACACGCTTGTACTCCTATGCCAGCATGTCGTCGGATCAGGATACGCGCGATTCCAAATATCTTGCAATGGTACAGGAAATGAGCCAAATCGGATCTTCTTTCAGTGCGGCCGCTTCCTTTATCGAGCCTGAAATCTTAGCGCTTGATCGTGCCATGGTGGATGGTTTTATCAAACAGGAACCAAAACTGGCAATTTATAAATTTTATCTTAACGATATTCTTCGCCGTCAAGCTCATACCGGTTCCGCAGCGGAAGAAAAAATCATAGCCGACGCCAGCCTGATGGCTGATGGCGCACAAAACATCTATAGCATTTTTTCCAATGCCGATTTTCCATATCCCGAAGCTACGTTTTCCGACGGCAAAACAGTAAAGCTGGATCAGGCTTCGTTCGGCTTTTTCCGCGCTTCACAAAATCGCGAAGACCGCAAAAAAACCTTTTCGACGTTCTTCGGAAAACTCAATGAATTCCGCCGCACCTACGGCACGCAACTGTATGCGGAAATCAAAAAGAATATTTTCTACAAAAATGCCCGTAAATATAATTCATCCCTCGAATCGGCTCTGGATGCCAATAACATTCCGACGGACGTCTATCATAACCATGTCAAAAATGTCAACGCCAATCTCAATTCGTTTCATCGTTATCTGAAGCTGCGCCAGCGTATCCTCGGCGTCGACCAATTGCATTATTACGATCTGTATGCGCCGCTCCTCAAAAACGTGGAGCTCAAATATTCTGTGGACGAAGCCGGCAAACATATTACGACGTCGCTAGCGCCTTTGGGCAAAGAGTACGTCGGCGTGATCGAAAAAGCATTAAACGAACGCTGGATTGATATGTACCCGACCGACGGCAAACGCTCCGGCGCGTACTCCAACGGTTCCGCCTACGATGTGCATCCGTATATGCTGATGAATTATAAAGGCAAATACGACGACATGAGCACACTGACGCACGAACTTGGCCACACGATGCAAAGCTATTTGTCCAACAAAAAACAACCATATCCCACGGCCAATTATCCGATTTTTGTTGCCGAAGTCGCTTCGACATTCAATGAGGCATTGCTCATCGAATATATGCTCAAAAATATCAAAGATGACGAGACGCGCCTTTCCTTACTCGGCAGTTATCTCGAAGGCATCAAAGGAACCGTATTTCGTCAAACGCAATTCGCCGAATTCGAATTACGCATTCACGAAATCGCTGAAAAGGGCGAAGCACTGACAGGCGACCGCTTCAATGAAATCTACATGGAAATCACCCGTAAATATTACGGACACGACTTGGGTGTGTGTATCGTAGACGACGACATCAAAATCGAATGGGCCTACATCCCGCATTTTTATTATAATTTTTACGTGTATCAATACGCCACATCATTTACGGCTTCTGCGGCATTATCCGAAAAAGTGATTTCCGGTGATAAAACAGCGACGCAAGCGTATTTGAATTTCCTCTCATCGGGTGGTTCTAAGTATCCGATCGAACTGCTCAAAGATGCCGGCGTGGATATGCTCAGCACACAGCCGATCGAACTCACGATGAAAAAGATGAAT
This window of the bacterium genome carries:
- a CDS encoding tungsten formylmethanofuran dehydrogenase; the protein is MIIARYLDDKMLRMLKQGKSFFHIGCSGHEAAQVAAGFAMQPGKDWFYPYYRDQALCLSVGMTAQELMLCFLAKADDPNSGGRQMPQHYGHAGLRIPSQSSPTGTQFLQAVGCAMGAAKEGKDEVVYVSSGDGTTSQGDFHEALNWASREKFPVVFFIQDNKYAISVPIHQQTSDSILSLGAGYSNIHCYEMDGTNFLESYAIIKEATEKARKGEGPALVVADVVRLLPHSSSDDQRKYRPEEDLAKDRARDPIEQMAKFLTDNRILKKEDDEAFRQECYKSVDDAADWAETQPHPDKSVAMKHVFSEEPDTLAYEKTVPSGKPIVLVDAINHAMAEELERDPRIIMFGEDIEDDKGGVFTATKGLSKKFGRDRVFNSPLAESSIVGTAVGLAVRGWKPVVEIQFGDYVWTAMMQIRNELATMRYRSNGTWKCPMVVRIPIGGYIHGALCHSQNIESFFAHIPGLKIALPSNAADAKGLLKTAIRCDDPVLFLEHKGMYRQGFAQMPEPDADYLLPFGKAAVKREGSDITVVTYGMMVNKCLNAAKYMEETHNVKIEVIDIRTIVPLDTDTILNSVKKTGKCLVVHEDVEFCGFGSEIVAQIMHQGFEYLDAPVQRVAGAFSPVPYNWFLEEMILPQDHNITTALENLAKY
- a CDS encoding ABC transporter permease encodes the protein MLSNYLTVAWRSITRKKGFSAILISGLAVGMACFLLIALYALDEWSYDRFHGKKDRIYRLAEKLESENSSSNPFPVAQALKTDYPHLVEQTVRLFNFQLTSFTLQIGDQKYNESNLYFADSTFFQVFDYALAEGDPQTALARPNNIIVSRAMAKKYFGDTPPLGKILRLEGKLDLMVSGIFAEIPTQSHIRFDALISFSTAASLTGPNTFKGWVWNPCWTYLLLKEGVSPDELTTQFPEFIKKYYPDFLKAQVTHYLQPLTDIHLHSKLDYEMHPNGDAATVWVFCTVGLLILLISCINFTNLATARSLMRAREVGMRKVLGADRKMIVRQFLGESLLISLIAWVGALILSEISLPLLNALTGKNFSWAAFQYAWYIPLGLLIAALCGVLGGWYPSLFLARFEAVTVLKGQFKHSGKTRWLRQTLVVMQFAISTGLIAGTIVVYLQLHYMRSADTGFQKEHILVIPTRPAMIKRYETLKSEWKSDSRIQDVTVMNEILGVHHNTHEIRYEPMPVGQWQYFPGLMVDEDFAETFGLLLLAGRDFSKDFPRDDSLGILVNEAAVERMGWGSPEKAIGQIFETIGGHERVIGVVKNFNYKSLAHRIEPFFIDMPNAGNFNFFRKFMALRIRSHDLPGTISHIESVWNRIVPEYPCEFSFLDQNIEKMYRAQENLSRIIGYFAGLAIFIACLGMFALASFMAEQRTKEIGIRKTLGARTSELALLFARDFVILVLIAAAVSSLPSAWFMQDWLNNYNFRITLEWWIFAASAGVALLIAALTVSYQAVRTASRNPVKALRYE
- a CDS encoding branched-chain amino acid aminotransferase — translated: MQLDIIRVDENKKKIKPTDESTLGFGKIFSDHFFHMTHTTKLGWHKAMIEPYRALSLDPAAVVFHYAQEIFEGLKAYRGKDNGVYLFRSKDNFRRMNRSAVRVCMPELDIEFVNDALKKLVLIDQDWIPRSRGTAMYIRPTMIATEPSVSVKSSDEFLFYILLGPAGNYYPEGFNPIKIYVSKKHIRAAKGGLGEAKTGANYAASLYTAQEAKKKGFTQVLWLDAFEHRYIEEVGAMNIFFRFKDEVVTSPLGGTILPGITRDSIIQLLKHWGMKISERPITIDEVAEGAQNGNLLEAFGAGTAAVISPVGEFSHNDQPIIVGQNKVGELSKKLYDELLAIQYGEKPEPFGWVERIG
- the pepF gene encoding oligoendopeptidase F — protein: MHTMEVLFIFTIGLIAGTVAFAQERDRTKIEEKYKWNLTDIYKSDDDWKKSKDQLILDIQKLAPHKGQLGKSAQHLLDGLNTMFDLSKTFTRLYSYASMSSDQDTRDSKYLAMVQEMSQIGSSFSAAASFIEPEILALDRAMVDGFIKQEPKLAIYKFYLNDILRRQAHTGSAAEEKIIADASLMADGAQNIYSIFSNADFPYPEATFSDGKTVKLDQASFGFFRASQNREDRKKTFSTFFGKLNEFRRTYGTQLYAEIKKNIFYKNARKYNSSLESALDANNIPTDVYHNHVKNVNANLNSFHRYLKLRQRILGVDQLHYYDLYAPLLKNVELKYSVDEAGKHITTSLAPLGKEYVGVIEKALNERWIDMYPTDGKRSGAYSNGSAYDVHPYMLMNYKGKYDDMSTLTHELGHTMQSYLSNKKQPYPTANYPIFVAEVASTFNEALLIEYMLKNIKDDETRLSLLGSYLEGIKGTVFRQTQFAEFELRIHEIAEKGEALTGDRFNEIYMEITRKYYGHDLGVCIVDDDIKIEWAYIPHFYYNFYVYQYATSFTASAALSEKVISGDKTATQAYLNFLSSGGSKYPIELLKDAGVDMLSTQPIELTMKKMNRVMDEMEKILDRMNKKK